The Novosphingobium sp. Gsoil 351 genome contains the following window.
TTCGGTGCCGAACAGGCCGTTGAACAGGCGGCGTTCGAACAGCACGCCCTGGGCCAGCCCGGTTTCGAACGCCGCGTTGACCATTTCCTTGCACGCCAGCGCGGCGAGCGGAGGCATCGCGGCGATCTCGCCGGCGGTCTTGAGGACGGCATCCTTCAGCTCCGCCAGCGGGACGACCTTGGCGACCAACCCCGAAGCCTCGGCCTCGCGCGCGTCCATCATCCGCCCTGTCAGGCACATCTCCATCGACTTGGCCTTGCCGATCGCGCGGGTCAGCCGCTGGCTGCCGCCCATGCCCGGCGTCACGCCCAGCTTGATCTCGGGCTGGCCGAATTTCGCGTTGTCGGCGGCGACGATGAAATCGGCCATCATCGCCAGTTCGCACCCGCCGCCCAGCGCGTAGCCGCTGACCGCCGCGATCCACGGCTTGCGCGTTGCGGTGACCCGGTCGTAGCCTGAGAACAAGCCGCCGCCATAGACCGCGCCGAAGCTCTGCTCGCCCATCTCCTTGATGTCCGCGCCCGCAGCGAACGCCTTGTCGCTGCCGATCAGCACCGCGCAACGCTGGCTTTCGTCCGCATCGAACGCGCTGAACGCGCCGATCAGGTCGTTCAGCACCTGCGAGTTCAGCGCGTTGAGCGCCTGCGGCCGGTTGAGCGTGATCAGCGTAACCGCGCCGTGCTGTTCGACGAGGATCGTTTCGTAACTCATAGGGGCTTCCATTCCTTATCGGCGGGCAGGGCCGCGAAAATCGCGTCGATCAGGCTGTCCGGCACGGCTTCGGGGGTCGCCGGGTCCCACTTTGGCGCGTTGTCCTTGTCGACGATCACCGCGCGCACGCCCTCGGCGAAATCGGGGCGGGTCAGGATCCGGCTGACGATTCGGTATTCCATCGCCATCGCTTCGGCGAAGCTTTGGCAGCGTGCGCCATCGGCAAGCTGACGCAGCGCCACCTTGCTCGACAGCGGACTCTTCGCACGCACCGCGGCCAGTTCCTTGGCGGCCCAGACGCTGTCATCCGCTTCGAGCGACGCGATCGCGTCCTCGAGCCGGTCCGAGGCGAAGTGCCGGGCGATCTGCGTCGCGTTGTCCTCGATCCGGGGGTGCGGCGGCGTGACCGACAGCGCGCTGAGAACCCCGCCGGGCTCGTGGCCATGCGCGATCCGTTCCTTGGCCTCGGCCAGCGCGTCGGACGGCAGATAGTGCGTGGCGAGCCCGCTCCACAGGCATTCCGCCCCGTCGAGCCGCGCGCCGGTCAGCACCAGGAACTGCCCGATCCGCCCGGGCAGACGTGAGAGATACCAGCTGCCGCCCACATCGGGGAACAGCCCGATACCGGTTTCGGGCATCGCGAAGCGCGTGTGCTCGGTAGCCACGCGAAAGCGCGCGGGCTGCGACACCCCTACCCCGCCGCCCATCACGATCCCGTCGACGAACGAGACGATCGGATTGTGATACTCGAACATCAGGTGGTTGAGCTGGTATTCGTCGTGGAAGAACTTCAGCCCGCGCTCCCCGGCGTCGTCGAGAACCGATTGGCGCAAGTAGGCGATGTCACCTCCCGCGCAGAACCCCCGCCCCTCGGCATGATCGACGATCACGGTATGAATCGCCGGGTCATCGCGCCATTCGATCAGCGCCGCGGTCATCGCATGGACCATGTCCACGGTCAGGGCGTGCAGCGCCTTGGGCCGATTGAGCGAGAGGAAGCCCGCGCTGCCTTCGGTCCGGATCAGAACCTCGTCCGTCATCCCCACCTCCGCTCATGTCGAGCGAAGTCGAGCCATCGCGCGAGACATCTCGACTTCGCTCGATGTGAGCGGACTTGGGCCAGGCGCGAGCGCGTCATTGCCGCAACAGGTCCCGCCCGACGATCATCCGCATCACCTGGTTGGTGCCCTCGAGGATCGAATGGACCCGAAGGTCGCGCCAGAAGCGCTCGATCGGATAGTCCTTGAGGTAACCGTAACCGCCGAACAGTTGCAGTGCGTCGTTGACGATCTTGCTGCCGTTGTCGGTCGCCAGGCGCTTGGCCATTGCCGAAAAGCGCGATTTATCGGGTGCGTTCGCGGTGACCTTGCCCGCCGCCAGATAAAGCAGAGCCCGCGCCGCCTCGAGATCGGTGGCCATGTCGGCGAGCATGAACTGGGTGTTCTGGAAATCCGCGATCGGCTGGCCGAACTGCTGG
Protein-coding sequences here:
- a CDS encoding enoyl-CoA hydratase-related protein — translated: MSYETILVEQHGAVTLITLNRPQALNALNSQVLNDLIGAFSAFDADESQRCAVLIGSDKAFAAGADIKEMGEQSFGAVYGGGLFSGYDRVTATRKPWIAAVSGYALGGGCELAMMADFIVAADNAKFGQPEIKLGVTPGMGGSQRLTRAIGKAKSMEMCLTGRMMDAREAEASGLVAKVVPLAELKDAVLKTAGEIAAMPPLAALACKEMVNAAFETGLAQGVLFERRLFNGLFGTEDQKEGMAAFIEKRAGNFTGR
- a CDS encoding enoyl-CoA hydratase/isomerase family protein; the protein is MTDEVLIRTEGSAGFLSLNRPKALHALTVDMVHAMTAALIEWRDDPAIHTVIVDHAEGRGFCAGGDIAYLRQSVLDDAGERGLKFFHDEYQLNHLMFEYHNPIVSFVDGIVMGGGVGVSQPARFRVATEHTRFAMPETGIGLFPDVGGSWYLSRLPGRIGQFLVLTGARLDGAECLWSGLATHYLPSDALAEAKERIAHGHEPGGVLSALSVTPPHPRIEDNATQIARHFASDRLEDAIASLEADDSVWAAKELAAVRAKSPLSSKVALRQLADGARCQSFAEAMAMEYRIVSRILTRPDFAEGVRAVIVDKDNAPKWDPATPEAVPDSLIDAIFAALPADKEWKPL